The following are from one region of the Paenibacillus sabinae T27 genome:
- a CDS encoding aminopeptidase, producing the protein MAFFEQMLEKYAELVVKVGVNVQPGQVLMVHAPLETAELTRLIVAKAYEAGAKYVIMDWDDEAITRIRYEKAPDDSFGYYPKWHADMLEQFAEEGGAILHIKVPDPELLKGIDSAKVSASVKAAAIARQKYQAYTRNSRISWSLIKAPTRAWADKVFADLPEEARIDAMWEAIFQMNRVEADGDPVAAWREHIARLKERQEKLNAKRYRSLHYRAPGTDLRVELPEGHLWRAAGGENEKGVYFVANMPTEEVYSMPHRTGVNGMVSSTLPLNLNGRLVDGIKLTFKDGKVTEFDASTGREHLVSLLDTDEGASYLGEVALVPHDSPISRLNRIFYNTGIDENASCHFALGSAYPVNIEGGTKLSRDELLARGANVSLTHVDFMIGSPELDIDGELPDGTIEPVFRQGNWA; encoded by the coding sequence ATGGCTTTTTTTGAACAAATGCTGGAAAAATATGCGGAATTGGTCGTCAAAGTAGGGGTGAACGTGCAGCCCGGGCAGGTGCTGATGGTTCACGCGCCGCTGGAGACCGCCGAACTGACCCGGCTGATTGTCGCGAAGGCCTACGAGGCTGGCGCTAAATACGTCATTATGGATTGGGATGACGAAGCAATCACCCGCATCCGTTACGAGAAAGCGCCGGACGATTCCTTCGGCTATTACCCGAAGTGGCATGCGGATATGCTGGAGCAATTCGCCGAGGAAGGGGGAGCCATCCTGCATATCAAAGTGCCCGATCCCGAACTGCTAAAGGGCATCGATTCCGCCAAAGTGTCCGCTTCGGTAAAAGCGGCGGCGATTGCCCGACAGAAGTACCAGGCTTACACCCGCAACAGCCGGATCAGCTGGTCGCTGATCAAAGCGCCGACCCGGGCCTGGGCGGACAAGGTATTCGCCGACCTGCCGGAAGAAGCGCGCATTGACGCCATGTGGGAGGCGATCTTTCAGATGAACCGCGTCGAAGCGGACGGCGATCCTGTTGCCGCCTGGCGGGAGCATATCGCCCGTCTGAAGGAACGACAGGAGAAGCTGAACGCCAAGCGCTACCGGAGTTTGCACTACCGCGCTCCGGGCACCGATCTGCGCGTGGAGCTGCCGGAGGGACATCTGTGGCGGGCCGCGGGAGGCGAGAACGAGAAGGGCGTCTATTTTGTCGCCAATATGCCGACCGAGGAAGTCTACTCCATGCCGCACCGCACCGGAGTGAATGGAATGGTAAGCAGCACGCTCCCACTGAATCTGAACGGACGGCTGGTGGACGGCATCAAGCTGACCTTCAAAGATGGCAAGGTAACGGAATTTGACGCTTCGACAGGCCGCGAGCATCTGGTTTCGCTGCTCGATACGGACGAAGGCGCGTCCTACTTGGGCGAAGTGGCGCTTGTGCCGCATGATTCGCCGATCTCCCGGCTGAACCGGATCTTTTACAACACAGGCATCGATGAGAATGCTTCCTGCCATTTCGCGCTCGGCAGCGCTTATCCGGTCAATATCGAGGGCGGGACGAAGCTAAGCCGGGATGAACTGCTGGCCAGAGGCGCCAACGTCAGCCTGACGCATGTCGATTTCATGATCGGGTCCCCCGAGCTGGATATCGACGGCGAGCTGCCGGATGGAACGATCGAACCGGTGTTCCGGCAAGGAAATTGGGCGTAA
- a CDS encoding GNAT family N-acetyltransferase: MINLTVTAASGDDLDLLVELNRQLIEDEKHDNPMNTEQLKERMKLFLEGEYRAYLFTESGEVKGYALVHHGRKPLYLRQFFICRDSRRQGYGRAAFPTLAAFLGRDRLDIDVLCWNERARSFWKSLGFKERSIHMRLEP; encoded by the coding sequence ATGATTAATCTGACAGTTACAGCCGCTTCCGGCGATGATTTGGACCTGTTGGTGGAGCTTAACCGGCAGCTTATCGAAGATGAGAAGCACGATAATCCGATGAATACAGAACAATTGAAGGAGCGAATGAAGCTCTTTTTAGAGGGGGAATACAGAGCGTACCTGTTTACGGAATCCGGAGAGGTCAAAGGTTACGCCCTGGTGCATCACGGCAGGAAACCGCTTTATCTGAGGCAATTTTTTATTTGCCGGGACAGCAGAAGACAGGGCTACGGGCGGGCGGCATTCCCAACATTGGCAGCGTTTCTGGGAAGAGACAGACTGGACATCGATGTTCTGTGCTGGAATGAACGAGCCCGTTCTTTTTGGAAATCGCTCGGATTCAAGGAGAGAAGCATACATATGAGATTGGAACCGTGA
- a CDS encoding TetR/AcrR family transcriptional regulator, with protein MAKRSYDSERVRQDVLREAEGLFSRKGYTATSIADISKVTGHSKGHIYYHFKSKEELFVALAQQTMRKWGERWQERAMTCSSPPEKLYAIADFVMDNYQQDLLKAGQELASLPGVQPSTVQALYGLAVTPMAAYKAIIEEGMASGDFRQCDAERLSLLFGAWLGGLNSFVHTMDRDTLRGLYRETAALFLRSISG; from the coding sequence GTGGCGAAGAGAAGCTACGACAGCGAGCGTGTCCGCCAGGATGTGCTCAGGGAAGCCGAAGGACTGTTCTCCCGAAAAGGGTACACCGCCACTTCGATTGCGGATATTTCTAAGGTGACCGGGCACAGCAAGGGACATATATATTATCACTTCAAGAGCAAGGAGGAACTGTTCGTCGCTCTGGCGCAGCAGACGATGCGGAAGTGGGGGGAGCGCTGGCAGGAACGCGCAATGACTTGTTCCTCTCCGCCTGAGAAGCTGTATGCGATTGCCGATTTTGTCATGGACAATTACCAGCAGGATCTGCTGAAAGCGGGGCAGGAGCTGGCCTCTCTTCCCGGCGTTCAGCCGTCGACCGTGCAGGCGCTGTACGGATTAGCGGTAACGCCTATGGCGGCTTACAAGGCCATCATCGAAGAAGGAATGGCGAGCGGCGATTTCAGACAATGTGATGCGGAGCGGCTGAGCCTGCTGTTTGGTGCTTGGCTCGGCGGACTCAATTCGTTTGTGCACACGATGGACCGGGATACGCTGCGGGGCCTGTACCGGGAGACGGCGGCTTTGTTTTTGCGGTCGATTTCAGGGTAG
- a CDS encoding GNAT family N-acetyltransferase translates to MKIEEQKLRVNGLSYTVRSALDNDAHRLSEIRVQIDGETENLDREQGEGFIDPPGFKQIIRTDTESRVNLFLVAEAEGRIVGFSRCEGNTLKRFSHKVEFGICILKDYWGYGIGKNLLKRSVSWADSTGISKMTLNVLETNVKAIELYKMFGFEIEGVLKNDKLLSDGKFYNTVVMGRIKPEMNKRR, encoded by the coding sequence ATGAAAATAGAAGAACAGAAGCTCCGTGTCAACGGGCTAAGCTATACGGTCAGATCTGCCTTGGACAATGATGCGCACAGGCTATCTGAAATCCGGGTACAAATTGACGGAGAGACGGAAAATTTGGACCGGGAACAAGGCGAAGGATTCATCGATCCACCGGGTTTCAAGCAGATTATTAGAACGGATACCGAAAGCAGGGTGAACCTGTTCCTGGTTGCGGAAGCGGAAGGCCGGATCGTCGGCTTTTCTAGATGTGAAGGGAATACTTTGAAACGATTTTCCCATAAAGTCGAGTTCGGGATATGCATACTGAAAGATTATTGGGGCTATGGGATTGGAAAAAATCTGTTAAAGCGATCCGTGTCCTGGGCCGATTCCACCGGGATTTCAAAAATGACATTGAATGTTCTGGAAACCAATGTTAAGGCGATTGAGCTGTATAAGATGTTCGGCTTTGAGATCGAAGGGGTGTTAAAGAATGACAAGTTACTCTCCGACGGAAAATTCTACAACACCGTTGTTATGGGAAGAATAAAACCTGAAATGAATAAGCGCCGCTAG
- a CDS encoding exodeoxyribonuclease III has product MKLVSWNVNGLRACVNKGFNDFFEETDADIFCVQETKLQEGQITFDHGERYRQYWNYAVKKGYSGTAVFTKKEALAVTLGLEGEEETEGRVITLEFDNFYLVNAYSPNARRDLSRLEYRLEWEDRFRAHLQRLDKHKPVVICGDLNVAHQEIDLKNAKSNNGNSGFTPEERQKMTELLETGFVDTFRHLHPDVKDAYSWWSYMPKVRERNIGWRIDYFLVSARLAPSIEEARIECAVMGSDHCPVVLELSAAVPPL; this is encoded by the coding sequence ATGAAGCTGGTATCCTGGAACGTGAACGGGCTGAGGGCCTGTGTGAACAAAGGGTTTAACGATTTTTTTGAAGAAACCGATGCGGATATCTTCTGCGTGCAGGAAACGAAGCTCCAGGAAGGGCAAATTACCTTCGACCACGGAGAGAGGTACCGCCAGTATTGGAATTACGCCGTCAAGAAGGGATATTCCGGTACCGCTGTGTTTACTAAAAAAGAGGCTCTGGCCGTCACCCTCGGTCTGGAAGGGGAGGAGGAGACGGAAGGGAGAGTCATCACGCTGGAATTTGACAACTTCTATCTAGTCAATGCCTACAGCCCCAATGCCCGGCGCGATCTGTCGAGACTGGAATACCGGCTGGAGTGGGAGGACCGGTTCCGCGCCCATTTGCAGCGTCTGGACAAGCATAAGCCGGTCGTGATATGCGGCGATTTGAACGTGGCTCATCAGGAGATCGATTTAAAAAATGCGAAATCCAACAACGGCAATTCCGGCTTTACCCCGGAGGAGCGGCAAAAGATGACCGAGCTGCTGGAAACAGGGTTCGTCGATACGTTCCGCCACCTGCATCCCGATGTGAAGGATGCATATTCCTGGTGGTCCTACATGCCGAAGGTCCGGGAACGGAATATAGGCTGGCGGATTGACTATTTTCTCGTGTCCGCAAGGCTGGCTCCATCTATTGAAGAGGCTCGGATCGAGTGCGCGGTTATGGGCAGCGATCATTGTCCGGTTGTTCTGGAACTTAGCGCGGCTGTGCCTCCATTGTGA
- a CDS encoding helix-turn-helix domain-containing protein translates to MDIGSTIRAIRKRKNITIAQICEQTGLSQGFMSQVETNKTSPSIATLESIAEALKVPLAYLLLKKEERMQIIRAGERTLSTSGPERLKVSHLGRTKNMRMVLVELPPGASTGDAPHAHEGEETHLVMKGRILAEQGEDSAVLEEGDTFSWNACTPHKVKNIGDDTALVLVAVYTEEQTDWRLM, encoded by the coding sequence GTGGATATCGGTTCCACGATCCGCGCCATTCGCAAGCGCAAAAATATCACGATCGCCCAGATATGCGAGCAAACCGGGCTATCGCAAGGATTCATGAGCCAGGTTGAGACGAATAAAACCTCTCCTTCCATCGCTACGCTGGAAAGCATTGCCGAGGCGCTTAAAGTGCCGCTTGCTTACCTGCTGCTGAAGAAGGAAGAACGGATGCAGATCATCCGGGCGGGTGAGCGCACCCTGAGCACCAGTGGCCCGGAGCGGCTAAAAGTCTCCCATCTCGGCCGGACGAAAAATATGCGGATGGTGCTGGTAGAGCTTCCCCCCGGCGCATCCACCGGCGATGCTCCCCACGCCCATGAAGGTGAGGAGACGCATCTGGTAATGAAAGGACGAATTCTTGCCGAGCAGGGTGAGGATTCGGCAGTGCTGGAAGAAGGAGACACCTTTAGCTGGAATGCCTGCACTCCCCATAAAGTCAAGAATATCGGGGATGATACCGCTCTCGTCCTGGTTGCCGTTTACACCGAGGAGCAGACGGACTGGAGACTGATGTAG
- a CDS encoding HXXEE domain-containing protein has translation MLDWLDAAVDWVSLLWLFPVLFMFHDFEEILTVEKWAEKNRDRVLEALPPFARKALLPSFYCSTRRFAEDVLYVYSVIVASTMLAVFFSVYLPFLAALSLFFLHSFTHAFQAFYLKMYTPGVWTAIFIALPYSAYAFYRFLDGGAADWSDIGSSLIALLVIGPPLLLLLLNGRRKASNHLTD, from the coding sequence ATGCTGGATTGGCTGGATGCGGCGGTTGATTGGGTCAGCCTGCTGTGGCTGTTTCCCGTGTTATTCATGTTTCATGATTTCGAGGAAATTCTGACGGTGGAGAAATGGGCCGAAAAAAATAGAGACAGGGTGCTCGAAGCACTGCCGCCCTTTGCCCGAAAGGCTCTTCTTCCATCGTTCTACTGCAGCACCCGCCGGTTTGCCGAGGATGTGCTGTACGTGTATTCCGTTATCGTGGCTTCGACCATGCTGGCCGTGTTCTTTTCGGTTTATCTGCCGTTTCTGGCGGCGCTTTCCTTGTTCTTTCTCCATTCGTTCACACATGCCTTTCAAGCTTTTTATTTAAAAATGTACACGCCCGGCGTCTGGACGGCCATATTCATTGCGCTTCCCTATTCGGCGTATGCTTTTTACCGGTTTCTTGACGGGGGCGCCGCAGACTGGAGTGATATCGGAAGCAGCCTGATTGCCCTGCTTGTTATCGGCCCACCCCTGCTCCTGCTTCTGCTGAATGGGAGACGGAAGGCATCCAATCATTTGACGGATTAA
- a CDS encoding TetR/AcrR family transcriptional regulator, whose protein sequence is MAGGKGEVTRNKLIASAEALFAGKGYHAATVSQIVAGAGLTQAAFYLHFASKEDMLKELLHRFETRMLELGNAGEEAGRQPEGAVESFAAGSLVRMFKLLGENINLTKIALQGASGDRIRRELVQQVYTNLKLNQSRGVVSPDIDPEVAAESLVASVESLTYRYLLNGERSEEELGRQAARVFLRGILK, encoded by the coding sequence ATGGCCGGAGGGAAAGGGGAAGTAACCCGCAACAAGCTTATCGCGTCGGCGGAGGCTTTGTTTGCCGGCAAAGGCTATCACGCGGCGACAGTGAGCCAGATCGTGGCTGGCGCGGGATTGACGCAGGCGGCGTTTTACCTGCATTTTGCAAGCAAGGAGGATATGCTTAAGGAACTGCTGCACCGGTTCGAGACCCGAATGTTAGAGCTCGGGAATGCTGGTGAAGAAGCCGGCAGACAGCCGGAAGGAGCGGTGGAAAGCTTCGCTGCCGGTTCGCTGGTGCGAATGTTCAAGCTTCTCGGAGAGAACATCAATTTGACCAAAATCGCGCTGCAGGGAGCATCGGGCGACCGGATTCGCCGCGAACTGGTGCAGCAAGTGTACACCAATCTGAAATTAAATCAGTCCCGGGGAGTTGTCAGCCCGGACATCGATCCGGAGGTGGCAGCCGAGTCGCTCGTTGCCTCGGTGGAAAGCCTGACCTACCGGTATTTATTGAACGGAGAAAGAAGCGAAGAGGAGCTTGGCCGGCAGGCCGCGAGAGTATTTTTACGGGGCATTCTAAAATAA
- a CDS encoding methyl-accepting chemotaxis protein translates to MNSLLWRMVIFFSVLLLVSGSILGGTVYLSSVRLVEQSMGQQALAVAERAVKLIDSEKYGGIPAKAGGENAYYAELREKLNTFRENNGLKYLYTLNRSEDGGNTSYIYMVDGAPADAKEDDYSPLGSVEDNDYPEMVKAFAGTAEFGELSRDEYGATVSAYVPFYDGAGRQLGVIGADLEATSVYESMAASRRIMLIAGSAILLASLALVYALARFLTTPLKRLAREMLRVGDGDLTVYVPVTRKDEIGRLASAFDSLVSGTRTVIEGIKDGSERLLSSSSEVSEHSKRTAAASTDISSRMQEAASGAETQAVQTVEMCRAMEEMASGVQRIAESAAAAAELSASTTGAAQEGSLSVAGSVEQMNRIADMTEEMAAAARSLAVHAEEIGGISTFMSDIAGQTQLLALNASIEAARAGEHGRGFAVVAEQVRKLADQTQVSLEASSRLAGEIRTGTAELAAIMEQGAAEARRGRSLVNEAGSAFGDITGGIARLSDRLQEISASTQEMSATSEELAASVGELEAISRTASEHFRSVAASSKDQLGSMKEVSLESERISVMAAELRMLIGRFITS, encoded by the coding sequence GTGAATAGTTTGTTGTGGCGTATGGTTATTTTTTTCTCTGTGCTGCTGCTGGTCAGCGGATCGATCCTCGGGGGAACCGTTTACCTCTCCTCCGTCCGGCTCGTCGAACAGTCAATGGGACAGCAGGCGCTGGCCGTTGCCGAAAGGGCAGTGAAACTTATCGATTCGGAAAAATATGGTGGTATTCCCGCTAAGGCGGGTGGGGAGAATGCCTATTACGCCGAACTCCGGGAGAAGCTGAATACATTTAGGGAGAATAATGGATTGAAATATTTATACACCCTGAACCGGTCCGAGGACGGCGGTAACACCTCTTATATCTATATGGTGGACGGTGCGCCGGCCGATGCCAAGGAGGATGATTATTCTCCGCTTGGCTCCGTGGAGGACAACGACTATCCCGAGATGGTGAAGGCTTTTGCGGGAACGGCCGAATTTGGAGAGCTGTCCAGGGACGAGTATGGGGCGACGGTATCCGCTTATGTCCCTTTTTATGACGGGGCGGGGCGGCAGCTCGGTGTAATAGGAGCCGATCTGGAGGCGACGAGTGTCTATGAATCGATGGCTGCATCCCGGAGAATCATGCTGATTGCAGGCTCCGCAATTCTGCTTGCAAGCTTGGCCCTCGTCTATGCGCTGGCAAGATTTTTAACCACACCGCTGAAAAGGCTGGCGCGCGAGATGCTTCGGGTCGGCGACGGCGATCTGACCGTGTATGTGCCTGTTACACGCAAAGACGAGATCGGAAGACTGGCTTCCGCCTTCGACTCCCTGGTTAGCGGCACCCGGACGGTCATTGAAGGGATCAAGGATGGATCGGAGAGGCTGCTTTCGTCGTCTTCCGAGGTGAGCGAGCACTCGAAGCGCACGGCAGCGGCAAGTACCGATATCTCCAGCCGGATGCAAGAAGCGGCATCCGGAGCTGAGACGCAAGCGGTGCAGACGGTGGAGATGTGCCGGGCGATGGAGGAAATGGCCTCAGGCGTACAGCGTATTGCCGAATCGGCCGCTGCAGCGGCGGAATTGTCGGCAAGCACAACGGGTGCGGCTCAGGAAGGCAGCCTCTCCGTCGCCGGGAGCGTCGAACAGATGAACCGAATCGCCGATATGACGGAGGAAATGGCCGCCGCCGCCCGCAGCTTGGCGGTTCATGCGGAAGAGATCGGCGGGATCTCCACATTCATGTCGGACATTGCCGGTCAGACACAGCTGCTTGCACTGAATGCCTCGATCGAAGCGGCGCGGGCAGGAGAGCACGGGCGGGGCTTTGCCGTTGTCGCGGAACAGGTGCGTAAGCTTGCCGATCAGACGCAGGTTTCGCTTGAGGCCAGCTCGCGGCTGGCGGGAGAAATCCGTACGGGAACGGCGGAGCTGGCGGCAATCATGGAGCAGGGAGCGGCTGAAGCGAGGAGAGGGCGGTCTCTGGTCAATGAAGCGGGCAGCGCCTTTGGCGATATTACGGGCGGGATCGCCCGCCTCTCGGATCGGCTTCAGGAGATTTCCGCCTCCACGCAGGAAATGAGTGCGACCTCCGAAGAGCTTGCGGCATCGGTTGGCGAGCTGGAGGCGATATCACGCACGGCATCGGAACATTTCCGCAGCGTGGCGGCTTCTTCGAAGGATCAGCTCGGATCGATGAAGGAGGTCAGTCTGGAGTCGGAGAGGATCAGCGTTATGGCGGCAGAGCTACGGATGCTGATCGGAAGATTTATTACCTCATGA
- a CDS encoding DUF1349 domain-containing protein, producing MTSKKIDWSSGSWTNEPESSRTEGDRLIVQAVEQSDYWQQTMYGFQHDNGHALLASWDEPFAVEIAFKLDGFSGLYDQAGLMLWHSPTQWIKSGIEINDGVPHLGAVVTDTYSDWSLSPVPEWIGREITIRASRLNDAVIIRARSKEGPWRTVRVARFPYLTSVQAGPFLCAPTRAGFQVTFTRWSLTSPDTDIHIDPPVGG from the coding sequence ATGACCTCCAAAAAGATAGACTGGTCAAGTGGTTCCTGGACCAACGAACCGGAATCCAGCCGTACTGAAGGAGATCGGCTTATCGTTCAAGCCGTTGAACAAAGCGATTACTGGCAGCAAACGATGTACGGTTTCCAGCATGATAATGGTCATGCACTACTGGCCTCGTGGGATGAACCTTTTGCCGTTGAAATTGCCTTTAAGCTGGACGGATTTTCCGGATTATACGATCAGGCGGGATTGATGCTGTGGCATAGTCCGACTCAGTGGATAAAATCAGGAATTGAAATCAACGACGGTGTGCCGCATCTTGGCGCCGTGGTAACGGATACATACTCGGACTGGTCTCTTTCGCCTGTACCCGAATGGATTGGCAGAGAGATTACCATCCGCGCCTCCAGGCTGAACGATGCTGTCATTATCAGAGCCAGATCGAAGGAGGGACCGTGGCGAACTGTTCGTGTTGCCCGTTTCCCATATCTGACAAGTGTTCAGGCAGGACCTTTTCTATGCGCGCCGACCCGAGCGGGATTTCAGGTCACTTTTACTCGCTGGTCGTTAACGAGTCCTGATACGGATATACATATCGACCCTCCGGTCGGAGGATAG
- a CDS encoding ABC transporter substrate-binding protein: MGAIRTYLKLGELLAQYPDKEGVLKDFFDAGSSEELLRRYGADAYLNRMLGSEGKPADTLLSLLNEGEDDRALPPSGELDFLGMTICLMRQRFQACFDEWMTDYREETGLSFNCYLPRNCGSGNPYRNVWQAENVRDFPGIVSGCGFSDFFRAEFRDNLLNKNVFQAVDMPINASLSSDLIDPYGAYTLYGIYPYVMMIDETRIGSLPRPREWADLMNPVYEDNVIVIGSPEKVSELLLMYTHKEHGDEGIRRLGVTIKDGWHGSRMAKTAGSGSSEGAAIYVLPWAFARFSPRPDKVSVVWPEDGAIANPLFMLVRKDRYQELEPIARYMTGPRLGREVAACSFPALSAEVDNALPAQAKMKWLGWDYLRSVDLQQLKNHTQSLFQQNWKRKSLAGIFK, from the coding sequence ATGGGCGCGATCAGAACGTATTTGAAGCTGGGTGAGTTGTTGGCACAGTATCCGGACAAAGAGGGTGTGCTCAAGGATTTTTTTGATGCGGGCTCATCAGAGGAGCTGTTACGCCGCTATGGGGCGGACGCTTACCTCAACCGGATGCTTGGAAGTGAAGGGAAGCCGGCGGACACGCTGCTGTCTCTGTTGAATGAAGGCGAGGATGACCGGGCGCTGCCGCCTTCGGGAGAGCTGGATTTTCTCGGAATGACTATCTGTTTGATGCGCCAGCGGTTTCAGGCCTGTTTTGACGAATGGATGACGGATTACAGGGAGGAAACGGGGCTAAGCTTTAATTGTTACCTGCCCCGGAACTGCGGCAGCGGCAACCCTTACCGGAATGTCTGGCAGGCGGAGAATGTTAGAGACTTCCCGGGAATCGTGAGCGGCTGTGGGTTCAGCGATTTCTTTCGGGCCGAATTTCGGGACAATCTGCTGAACAAGAACGTCTTTCAAGCCGTGGACATGCCGATCAACGCTTCGCTTTCTTCCGACTTGATTGATCCTTATGGCGCTTATACCCTGTACGGTATTTACCCTTATGTGATGATGATTGACGAGACCCGGATCGGCTCGCTGCCGCGCCCGAGGGAGTGGGCGGACCTGATGAATCCCGTATACGAGGATAATGTCATTGTGATCGGTTCTCCTGAAAAAGTGTCCGAGCTGCTGCTGATGTACACGCATAAAGAGCATGGCGACGAAGGCATCCGCCGGCTCGGCGTTACGATCAAGGACGGTTGGCACGGCTCCCGAATGGCGAAAACGGCGGGAAGCGGCTCATCTGAAGGAGCGGCGATATATGTGCTGCCGTGGGCGTTTGCCCGGTTCAGTCCAAGACCGGATAAAGTATCCGTCGTGTGGCCGGAGGACGGCGCGATTGCCAATCCGCTGTTTATGCTCGTCCGCAAAGACCGTTACCAGGAGCTTGAACCGATTGCGCGCTACATGACCGGTCCGCGGCTGGGTCGCGAGGTTGCCGCCTGTTCTTTCCCGGCGCTGAGTGCCGAGGTGGACAACGCGCTGCCTGCGCAGGCGAAGATGAAGTGGCTGGGCTGGGACTACCTCCGGTCCGTCGATCTTCAGCAGCTGAAGAACCATACACAGTCGCTTTTTCAGCAAAATTGGAAAAGAAAGTCCCTCGCGGGGATTTTCAAATAA
- a CDS encoding methyl-accepting chemotaxis protein codes for MKVRNKLIVLVSLLIAALTCSSILAVTSIRGIAEEAQALRELNELQRDMKQVQYLLAGLANDERGYLLTGGAEFTVEMQTKMDSINKLLHTMAPALEAKYGSAMQEINGALAKLSQLSGEMVRLRGSGSVQQAESIHFGQERSLRKQNVNPAVEKVVKLLADEAAPVERHIKENSTRSQIILLTVAILSVILGTAASILLVRIIVKPLRLLNDQMNEIAAGEADLTRTIQIAQKDEFGMLAGSFNAFVASLRDIIGKVGEATNHLSSVSQQFFASVEQSRSTSQLIAGSMQTIADRASEQNSLAADNAKVTRESRDRIESISLHSKGMASAALHMSERAGAGEQTLAQMGEKMIDITRAVDEADSRLTLLSGQTVKIAEISSLINEISEQTHLLALNASIEAARAGEAGRGFNVVAGEVKKLAGYSAESAKEIGALIGNIRENASLALSSMTDVKARTAEGNEITSLGLEQFQEILRSISEVSDKTSEISDSAQLVHSQFTVVSQSMETVGAGTSDISAGTQEIAAATEEQLASGEEMGAAAEALSSMAGKLQLLISRFKI; via the coding sequence ATGAAAGTCAGAAATAAATTGATCGTGCTGGTGTCGCTGCTGATTGCAGCGCTTACCTGCAGCAGTATTTTGGCTGTAACCTCAATCCGAGGAATAGCGGAAGAAGCGCAGGCTCTGCGTGAACTGAATGAACTGCAGCGGGATATGAAGCAGGTTCAATATCTGCTGGCCGGGCTGGCCAATGATGAGAGAGGATATTTGCTTACTGGCGGGGCGGAGTTCACCGTGGAAATGCAAACAAAAATGGACAGTATAAACAAGCTGCTCCATACTATGGCACCGGCTCTTGAGGCCAAATACGGCTCAGCGATGCAAGAGATCAACGGCGCTTTGGCCAAGCTGTCCCAATTGAGCGGAGAAATGGTTCGCCTGCGCGGAAGCGGCTCTGTGCAGCAGGCTGAAAGTATACATTTCGGGCAAGAGCGAAGTCTGCGGAAGCAAAATGTAAATCCTGCCGTTGAAAAAGTGGTTAAGCTTCTTGCGGATGAGGCTGCTCCGGTCGAGAGGCATATTAAAGAAAACTCAACCCGCTCTCAAATTATTTTGCTTACAGTCGCTATATTAAGCGTGATTCTCGGAACGGCCGCTTCCATCCTGCTTGTGCGAATCATTGTGAAGCCTTTGAGACTTCTTAATGATCAGATGAATGAAATCGCAGCGGGTGAAGCCGACCTTACAAGAACGATTCAGATTGCTCAAAAAGATGAATTTGGCATGCTGGCGGGAAGCTTTAACGCTTTTGTCGCATCCTTGAGAGATATTATTGGAAAAGTCGGGGAAGCCACCAACCATCTTTCTTCCGTATCGCAGCAATTCTTCGCCAGCGTCGAGCAGTCCCGTTCCACATCACAGCTTATCGCCGGGTCGATGCAGACCATTGCAGACAGAGCCTCCGAACAAAATAGTCTTGCTGCCGATAATGCAAAAGTGACGCGTGAATCACGGGACAGGATCGAGTCCATCTCTCTCCACTCCAAAGGTATGGCCTCTGCTGCGCTCCATATGAGTGAACGGGCCGGTGCCGGAGAGCAGACCCTTGCCCAAATGGGAGAGAAGATGATTGATATCACGCGCGCGGTGGACGAGGCGGATTCAAGATTAACCTTGCTTTCCGGGCAAACGGTGAAGATCGCGGAGATTTCCTCGCTGATCAACGAAATTTCCGAGCAGACCCACCTGCTTGCTCTCAACGCCTCAATTGAAGCGGCAAGAGCGGGTGAAGCGGGCCGCGGATTTAACGTAGTAGCCGGGGAGGTGAAAAAGCTGGCCGGGTACTCCGCCGAATCCGCCAAAGAGATCGGAGCACTCATCGGAAACATACGCGAGAACGCCAGTCTGGCGCTAAGCAGTATGACTGACGTCAAAGCCAGAACCGCCGAAGGGAACGAGATAACGAGCCTTGGCCTGGAGCAGTTCCAAGAGATCCTGCGTTCAATTAGCGAGGTTTCGGACAAAACGTCGGAAATCTCCGACTCGGCGCAACTGGTGCACAGCCAGTTCACCGTCGTTTCTCAATCCATGGAAACCGTGGGAGCTGGAACAAGCGACATTTCGGCGGGTACTCAAGAAATAGCCGCAGCAACCGAGGAGCAATTGGCTTCCGGTGAAGAAATGGGTGCCGCAGCTGAAGCACTAAGCAGTATGGCCGGTAAACTCCAGTTGCTGATCTCTCGCTTTAAAATCTGA